One window of Carassius auratus strain Wakin unplaced genomic scaffold, ASM336829v1 scaf_tig00031568, whole genome shotgun sequence genomic DNA carries:
- the LOC113080565 gene encoding keratin, type II cytoskeletal cochleal-like isoform X2 — MVKERLRACVHCRSGSSDKADSVYVCPISNRFSHKRNSPPHPGWTLKAQPPHRETISLSSANLFSSGTSSIAAPHGFSCPAMSLRSKRISSSSSVRSSGKMGGYGYSSLSGISLGASAPSFSTSSAYMGPPISSISVNKSLLAPLNLEIDPNIQMVRTHEKEQIKSLNNRFASFIDKVRFLEQQNKMLETKWELLESQTPGRSNVEPMFDAYMANLRRQMDVVNNDRSKLDGELRNMQGLVEDFKHKYEDEINKRNNLENDFVILKKDVDSAYLVKADLEDKVGALTDEINFLRTIYDEELRELQASIKDTSVIVQMDNSRNLNMDHIVAEVKAQYEEIAVKSREEAESWYKSKFDQMSSQASQYNDELRNTKGEIADINRMISRLQSEIEVIKSQRANLENQMAEAEDRGEMTVKEAKCRIKDLEEALQRAKQDMARQLREYQELMNVKLALDIEIATYRKLLEGEEDRIGQQSIVNIQAVSNYSSKGVNGFQQNSSPSPKILIKTTEIRNNTRFSTH; from the exons GTGTTCACTGCCGATCTGGGAGCTCAGATAAAGCggacagtgtgtatgtgtgtccaaTCTCAAACAGGTTTTCCCACAAAAGGAACTCTCCACCCCATCCTGGTTGGACTTTAAAAGCCCAGCCTCCCCACAGAGAGACCATTTCGCTCAGTTCTGCCAACCTGTTCTCATCTGGAACATCTTCCATTGCAGCTCCCCACGGTTTCTCTTGTCCAGCTATGAGTCTGAGAAGCAAGCGCATCAGTTCCAGCAGCTCTGTGAGGAGCAGCGGAAAGATGGGAGGCTATGGTTACAGCAGTTTAAGTGGGATCTCCCTGGGAGCATCTGCCCCGAGCTTCAGCACCAGCTCGGCCTATATGGGACCCCCCATCTCCAGCATCTCTGTCAACAAGAGCCTGCTGGCGCCCCTCAACTTGGAGATCGACCCCAACATCCAAATGGTGCGCACTCATGAGAAAGAGCAGATCAAGTCGCTGAACAACCGCTTCGCCAGCTTCATCGATAAG GTACGTTTCCTGGAGCAGCAGAATAAGATGCTGGAGACCAAGTGGGAGCTTCTGGAGAGCCAGACCCCAGGCCGCTCCAACGTCGAGCCCATGTTTGATGCTTACATGGCCAACCTGCGCAGACAGATGGACGTGGTCAACAACGACAGGAGCAAGCTGGATGGAGAGCTGAGGAACATGCAGGGCCTGGTGGAGGACTTCAAACACAA ATATGAAGATGAGATCAACAAAAGGAACAATCTGGAGAACGACTTTGTGATTCTGAAAAAG GATGTAGACTCGGCTTATCTGGTGAAAGCTGATTTGGAGGACAAAGTTGGTGCCCTGACTGACGAGATCAACTTCCTGAGAACCATCTACGatgag GAATTGCGTGAGCTGCAGGCAAGCATTAAAGACACATCCGTCATCGTGCAGATGGACAACTCACGAAACCTAAACATGGATCATATTGTGGCCGAAGTCAAGGCTCAATATGAGGAGATCGCAGTCAAGAGCCGTGAAGAGGCTGAATCCTGGTACAAGTCCAAG TTTGATCAGATGTCCTCTCAGGCCAGTCAGTACAACGATGAACTGCGAAACACTAAAGGAGAGATCGCAGATATCAATCGCATGATCAGCCGTCTGCAGAGCGAGATCGAGGTTATTAAATCACAG CGAGCTAACCTGGAGAACCAGATGGCGGAGGCTGAGGATCGTGGCGAGATGACTGTGAAGGAGGCCAAATGTCGTATTAAGGACTTGGAGGAGGCACTTCAGAGAGCCAAGCAGGACATGGCTCGGCAACTCCGTGAGTACCAGGAGCTTATGAACGTCAAGTTGGCGCTGGACATCGAGATCGCCACCTACAGGAAGCTGCTGGAGGGCGAGGAGGACAG AATTGGACAGCAGTCCATTGTGAACATCCAGGCTGTATCTAACTACA GTTCCAAAGGGGTGAATGGTTTTCAGCAGAACAGCTCTCCATCCCCTAAAATACTGATCAAGACTACTGAAATCAGAAACAACACCAGATTCAGCACTCACTAA
- the LOC113080565 gene encoding keratin, type II cytoskeletal cochleal-like isoform X1: MVKERLRACVHCRSGSSDKADSVYVCPISNRFSHKRNSPPHPGWTLKAQPPHRETISLSSANLFSSGTSSIAAPHGFSCPAMSLRSKRISSSSSVRSSGKMGGYGYSSLSGISLGASAPSFSTSSAYMGPPISSISVNKSLLAPLNLEIDPNIQMVRTHEKEQIKSLNNRFASFIDKVRFLEQQNKMLETKWELLESQTPGRSNVEPMFDAYMANLRRQMDVVNNDRSKLDGELRNMQGLVEDFKHKYEDEINKRNNLENDFVILKKDVDSAYLVKADLEDKVGALTDEINFLRTIYDEELRELQASIKDTSVIVQMDNSRNLNMDHIVAEVKAQYEEIAVKSREEAESWYKSKESLTMRPGRWIKKFDQMSSQASQYNDELRNTKGEIADINRMISRLQSEIEVIKSQRANLENQMAEAEDRGEMTVKEAKCRIKDLEEALQRAKQDMARQLREYQELMNVKLALDIEIATYRKLLEGEEDRIGQQSIVNIQAVSNYSSKGVNGFQQNSSPSPKILIKTTEIRNNTRFSTH; the protein is encoded by the exons GTGTTCACTGCCGATCTGGGAGCTCAGATAAAGCggacagtgtgtatgtgtgtccaaTCTCAAACAGGTTTTCCCACAAAAGGAACTCTCCACCCCATCCTGGTTGGACTTTAAAAGCCCAGCCTCCCCACAGAGAGACCATTTCGCTCAGTTCTGCCAACCTGTTCTCATCTGGAACATCTTCCATTGCAGCTCCCCACGGTTTCTCTTGTCCAGCTATGAGTCTGAGAAGCAAGCGCATCAGTTCCAGCAGCTCTGTGAGGAGCAGCGGAAAGATGGGAGGCTATGGTTACAGCAGTTTAAGTGGGATCTCCCTGGGAGCATCTGCCCCGAGCTTCAGCACCAGCTCGGCCTATATGGGACCCCCCATCTCCAGCATCTCTGTCAACAAGAGCCTGCTGGCGCCCCTCAACTTGGAGATCGACCCCAACATCCAAATGGTGCGCACTCATGAGAAAGAGCAGATCAAGTCGCTGAACAACCGCTTCGCCAGCTTCATCGATAAG GTACGTTTCCTGGAGCAGCAGAATAAGATGCTGGAGACCAAGTGGGAGCTTCTGGAGAGCCAGACCCCAGGCCGCTCCAACGTCGAGCCCATGTTTGATGCTTACATGGCCAACCTGCGCAGACAGATGGACGTGGTCAACAACGACAGGAGCAAGCTGGATGGAGAGCTGAGGAACATGCAGGGCCTGGTGGAGGACTTCAAACACAA ATATGAAGATGAGATCAACAAAAGGAACAATCTGGAGAACGACTTTGTGATTCTGAAAAAG GATGTAGACTCGGCTTATCTGGTGAAAGCTGATTTGGAGGACAAAGTTGGTGCCCTGACTGACGAGATCAACTTCCTGAGAACCATCTACGatgag GAATTGCGTGAGCTGCAGGCAAGCATTAAAGACACATCCGTCATCGTGCAGATGGACAACTCACGAAACCTAAACATGGATCATATTGTGGCCGAAGTCAAGGCTCAATATGAGGAGATCGCAGTCAAGAGCCGTGAAGAGGCTGAATCCTGGTACAAGTCCAAG GAATCGTTAACAATGAGACCAGGAAGGTGGATTAAGAAA TTTGATCAGATGTCCTCTCAGGCCAGTCAGTACAACGATGAACTGCGAAACACTAAAGGAGAGATCGCAGATATCAATCGCATGATCAGCCGTCTGCAGAGCGAGATCGAGGTTATTAAATCACAG CGAGCTAACCTGGAGAACCAGATGGCGGAGGCTGAGGATCGTGGCGAGATGACTGTGAAGGAGGCCAAATGTCGTATTAAGGACTTGGAGGAGGCACTTCAGAGAGCCAAGCAGGACATGGCTCGGCAACTCCGTGAGTACCAGGAGCTTATGAACGTCAAGTTGGCGCTGGACATCGAGATCGCCACCTACAGGAAGCTGCTGGAGGGCGAGGAGGACAG AATTGGACAGCAGTCCATTGTGAACATCCAGGCTGTATCTAACTACA GTTCCAAAGGGGTGAATGGTTTTCAGCAGAACAGCTCTCCATCCCCTAAAATACTGATCAAGACTACTGAAATCAGAAACAACACCAGATTCAGCACTCACTAA
- the LOC113080557 gene encoding cytochrome c oxidase assembly protein COX14 homolog gives MSEKRFYYICPFRFAIRYEKKLRMRKSKSPDIENRAAFPRTLNWRFNRSVMLSGKRIADVGYKLVSGSMMLLTVYGGYLCVLRAQRFMQRQKQLELAAQNESAASETIKD, from the exons ATGAGCGAAAAACGCTTTTACTACATTTGTCCCTTCCGCTTCGCCATACGTTATGAAAAGaaactgcgcatgcgcaaaagTAAATCGCCTGACATTGAGAACAGAGCTGCATTTCCTCGTACTTTGAATTGGAGATTTAATAG ATCTGTCATGCTGAGCGGGAAGCGCATCGCTGATGTGGGTTACAAGCTGGTCTCGGGCTCCATGATGCTGTTGACGGTGTACGGCGGATACCTGTGTGTCCTGCGGGCTCAACGCTTCATGCAGAGACAGAAACAGCTGGAGCTGGCGGCACAGAATGAGAGCGCGGCCTCAGAGACCATTAAAGACTGA